TCGGCAACCGTGGCCGTGCCCGAGAGCGGTTCGAAAATAGGACCGGTCAGACTGGGCGTTGCCCCAAATAACTCGCTCGTGAGGTCTTTTTTGAATCCGCCCTCCACCGTATCGGTCAGCAAGCCGTGAGAATAAAAAGTCAGGTCATGAAAGCGCTCTTGCAGCAGACTCGAATCAGCGTCGCCATTCGCAGCGATCTCCAAGGCCGGCCAACTGAAAGCACGGGCAGCATCTGCCTCGTGATCGACGAACCAATCCAGCCCATCCACCACTTGAATACCGAAACGCTCAGCGGAACGCAAGGTGTCGGCTCCCACAGTCGACTCGATGTTGGCCTTTGCCTTCACTCCCTCATCACCAATCCAGTAAGCGTAACTGCCTGAACTGTCACCAGCCGATGCAATGCTCACTTTGCCAGCCTTCACCGGCGAGCTGCCTCCCGTCAGGTCGATCGTCGCATCGTCCACCACAGCTGAGGAAACATCGGCTTGATCGAGCAATGTATAGCCCGAGACCAACCATTGCTCAAAAGTCTGAACCGGCTCGCCCTCCGCGTCCGGTGACACCGCGCGCACCCCGGTCCAATGCGCACGTTCATCCGGCACATCGAGCAAAGTATCCGGATCATATGGATCCGAATCCAGGATGCCTGCGGTATAACTCACCCGTTGATCGGGCCCCATTTGCTGCTGCAACTGCCCTACCGCAAGCTGTAAGCCCAACAATGCATTCTGGCGTGCCGTCGTCTGCCGCATGCTCTGGTCGGCCACACTGGATTCAACTCGTGTGAGGGCCGTCATAGAGAGCAACAGCAAGAGCACGAAGGCCATTAGCGACAGAGCGATCACCAGCGCAAAGCCCTGACGCGACCGTTCACACGGCAATCGATTCGCTCGTAGGCTAGGATGAAAACTATACGTCTGGTAGTGCATGGGGCAGAGGATCGATTAGCACACAAAAAGTAAGCCTCGATTTGAAGAATAAAATCACCGTATTCAGCACAGTCGTCGTCTCAATCATAGCAGAATCTTACATAAGAATAAGAACCTAATCGCCTCCTGATAAATTCTATTTAACAACGGCTGAAGCCGTTACTCTTACCTGATACTGCGTCACCTTTGGTAAGAGTGAGCGCTTCAGCGCTTTCTCCAGCAGCATCGCCACAACACAAAACGGCTGAAGCCGTTACTCTTACCTGATACTGCGTCAGCTTTAGGTATGAGTGAGCGCTTCAGCGCTTTCCCCAGAAACTTCGCCTTCAGCGCTTTATTCTTCCTCAAATAGATTTACACGAATACAATGATAGCCTAGCCTTTCTGGCATGTATGCATGGCGGAAAATGTCAAAAGCGGAACAGGAATCTATTTTATCCTCCCGAAAAAGACAAGGCAGCCCATGGCATCAACCACCTCACTTTTTAGAAGGAGATGCGACTCGATTTATGCTTACGGCAGCTTGTTATGAGCATACGCCCATCATTGGGCAAAGCCATGAGCGCTTGGCATTTTGTGAAGATGAATTACTCAAAATAGGTCGTGAATTGAGCCACGAAGTTCATGCATGGTGTATCCTGCCCAATCATTATCATATACTGGTTCATACTGACCAGATTGCAGCCCTGCTACACGCGCTGGGGCGCTGGCATGGTCGCAGTTCACGGGCATGGAACCTTGAAGATTCAACATCAGGGCGCAAAGTTTGGTTTCGTGTTGTCGAACGTGCCATGCGTTCGGAACGGCATTTTGGGGCGACGATTAATTATATTCACAACAATCCAGTCAAACATGGTTATGTCACTAAATGGCAAGAGTGGCCATTTAGTAGCGCCCCGCAATTTATCGATACTTTTGGACGAGAATATACAGAGAAACTATGGAATGCTTACCCAGTCGATCGCTATGGCGAGACTTGGGATAAGTAAATAATCTTGGGGAACGGCTGAAGCCGGATCACTTACCTAATACTGCGTCATCTTTAGGTATGAGTGAGCGCTTCAGCGCTTTCTCCAGCAGCATCGCCACCACGCAAAACGGCTGAAGCCGTCACTCTTACCTTATACTGCGTCACCTTTGGGTAAGAGTGAGCGCTTCAGCGCTTTCTCCAGCAGCATCGCCACCACGCAAAACGGCTAAAGCCGTCACTCTTACCTGATACTGCGTCACCTTTAGGTAAGAGTGAGCGCTTCAGCGCTTTCTCCAGCAGCATTGCCACCACGCAAAACGGCTAAAGCCGTCACTCTTACCTGGGCGTCACCTTTGGGTACGAGTGAGCGCTTCAGCGCTTTTTATTTTTACCATGAAGCGCATCACTCAGATCCCCTTATTTCATCTTGCAACCCCCTGGAGAAATACACTAACGAACGATTTCATACGCAAGCTGCACCCCCGCATCACTCACTGTAGACAGCGTCAAATGCAGTCCATCCGCATCTTGACGTGAAGGATACTCACGCACGCGCTTCCCGGTGGCGTCCACTGCCCAAATCTGCCAATCCGCATCCTCGGGCAAGCGCAAAGTAATTTCGGCCGAACCCCGCTTCACTAAATGTGGTCCGCTGCCCCAACCGAGCAAGAGCTTGCGATCCTGATGCCCGAATCGCATCCCTTCAGGCAATGCATCGGTCAAATGAGTGAGCAACATTCGAGAACTCTCGACGAGCGGCGCGCCATCAATCGAGACTAGACTCAGTGTCGAAAATCCGGTGCTGCCGTGCACCTGAACGATCTCCCCCGCGGCCTGCTGCGAGTCGTTCAAAACAAAGAGTTCACTACGCGGCGTGACCACCGACACCGTGCCGGCCTGCGTATCCATGACAATCTCGCCGGTGTCACTGCGAAAGCGTCGGCCCTGGTCCGAGATGGCCCCTGCGGGGAGCACGCCGTCGCGTTCTAAAGTTTCCACCACCGAAGCATCGGCCGGATAAATACCCTTCTTACCATCGCCTCTGGCTTCCGCATCTACTAGGATCGCTGCGAGGTGTGGATACTGCTCCCTGACTGACTGGGCCTCGCCATAAAGAGAGCCGATGCCAGTCACCAGCCCGAGCGTTTCAAAATCTTCGGGGAATGGCTGCATCAATTCATTATGGATCGCGTCTGGTGCCACCGCAAACGCGATCTGCTTTTGCGCGGTCGCGATATCCTCACGCTGAAACAAGAGCGCACTCACACGGTCGGCGATCAGGCCGATCGGATCGGCCGCGAGCGCGAAGTAGTTTTCCACACTGCCCTCCAGTGCGGTCTTTCGGTCCTTCGCATATTGAAAATTATAAAGCGCATCCCAGCCCTGCAAGCTGGCGTAGGCCGGCATCAGCACGCCCCCTTCAGCGCGATACTGATTCGGCCGGATGAAGTTAAACTCTGTCACCGTGAAGGGCTTATCAATGACACGTGCGGGCATCATTTCGCGTGGCACGGGTGCGGCCTGTGCTGTGGCCTGCTTCTGATCGAAGAGGTATGGAAAGGACCAAGCCTTTTTAGGAAAGCTGGGATGATCCCAGTAGCGGTGCATATCCACATAGTCGTAACTTTCGCGAACAGGTGTGAGCGCTTGCAAGACCTGATGATTCGAGCCGGTGATCAGTGCCTTTACGCCCATTTCGCGCAGGAAACTAATGATGCGCGCATTGGATTGTTCATAAGCAGTCAGCACAAAGGCGTTAAAGGCTTTCTCACGCGCCGCCGCGCTTTCATAGAAGGGCTTTCGGGACGGTTGCCCCGCTTGTGCGCGCCAGGCCTGAAATGCTTCCTCATAACGCGCGATCAGCTTTTCACCCACTCCGTTACTCCGAACGATCAACAAGCGAGGCAAGGAATCTTCATTCACCGGACAGATGCCAATGAGTGCGGGGTCCTCCGCCAGCGTCATGCCGGTGTAGGGATTTTCCGTAGTCAGTAGCGCTTGAGCATAACGCGCCCAAGCGTCGAAGATCGGTTCACAAATGGGGAGCAGCCCCTTGATCATCGTTTTGTCCAAAGACTCCATTCCAAAGGAAGCCAATTCCTCCGCGTCAAAGCTACGCACACTGTAGAGGTCGATATTCATATAGATCCCATTGCGCTTCAGGGCGGCAAAGAGATAGAACAACTGATCCAAGCGCTTAGGATTCATTTCGTAAGACTTGCCACCGGGCACCTGCATTTCCCGATCGAAATGATGCAGTCGCACAGTGTTGTAGCCCGACATAGCCAGTCGCTTCGCCAGCCGATCGGCTTCTGCATGCGACATGAAGTTCGCCCCGAAGGTTAGGTTCGGGCCCCAAAAGCGTTCACGCTTCTCTGGAGTTTGCTCAAAGGCCAAGCCCCCTTCAGGCGTGGCAATCAGTGCTCCGTGCTTGCCCGCGGGCGCATCGAGCAGAAAGGAATAATCAAACACGCCGCCGGGTTCAATCTCCAGCGAGTGCTTATAAGGTGCCCAATCCTTACCGGGACGAACCGTTAGGGGGACTTCGCGGTCGATCAAGGGGATATCTTGCGCCGAAGCTGTCAGGCCGACGATCATCCACAAGGTATTCGCTTCATTTTCCAAGGTAACCGATTCCACCGCCTTCGCTTCCAAGGGAAAACGCGAAACGTATAGGCCGACGGCAGCTTCGGCAGTTTCACCGTTCCAACCGATCACTGCATTGGGCTGCGTCGTGGGCTTCCACCAGTTGCCGATGTCCTGTCCACTCACCACTGCAAAACGGCTTTCACTGCCATCGGTATAATTGACGACCAGATCCCCGACCGACTTCCCCCGTGCTGGCAACCAGGCACTGCCATGCAGCAGATAGAGATTCCGGAACTCCGGCGAGCCATCGACTTCCACCCGCGCACGATCGCGCCGGCTCACATCCTCACGACTGCCCAAGACCAAAGCCGCCCGATTCTCGTTGGCGGCGGGATCGATCACCTCAAATTGCAAAGGACCGCTCTGCAGCACCCCCGCTTGCAGCTCCGACAGATCCAAATCCGGCCCTTGATCCGTCCAGCCGCCCTGACCGTCGCCGGCGACCGCATCGCTGAAGTCCCGATTGACCACCTCGCGCAACGACAGTGGCTGGCTGGCATAGGGGCGATAATCCAGCTGCAGTCCAAGTTGCTCATCAAGCAAGATCGGTGCATTCGGGCTCATCTTCAATCGCACTTGGAAGTAGGCATCGTTCCCCCACTCTCGTAGGTCCTGCACCAGAAGCGAAAAATGACCGCTTATGACAAGTTCCCCTGCGGCCGCCGGAATGCACAAGCGATGTTTTGCCGCATCCACTTCAAACAAGCGTGCCTGTGAAAATGTCTTCGGCAAGTCCACCCGCTCGCCATCGACCTGTAAACTGTTCCCTGCCAGAGTTTGCAGCGGGAGTAAAAGCCTGAGAGCACTTTCATTCACGGGCACCGATTCTCCCGTCAAGCGGTAGTTCAAAATGAAGGAGTGCCCCGAGATCGGACGTAAGCTTTGCTCCAGTTTAACAGCGCCCGCCTCCGTCGTTGGCAACTGAGCCTGCCACATCCAAGTCGTGTCCGCCTTGCGCGGAAAGCCAGACGCCACTTCAACCAAACGACTCCCCTGCCCCTGGAATTTCCATCCCGTGTCAATGTAGCCGGCCGACATACGTAGGCCGTCTATGTGCAGTTCCCCATCGTCCGTAATTTGAAGCTCCGGAATGACTTTCAATTCAGGCACATTCACTTCCGCCAGAACGGGACTCCACACCAGCGAACAGAGCGCGGCTAACATAACAGTCAAAAGCGAGCAAATGCGTTTCATTGATCGAGATATTAACTGAAATAGGTTTGGGACAAAAGAAGGTAATACCATAACCGCAAACTTATGATTGAAACGAGTCCCAGTGAAAGCAGACGAGAATCTTACATAACATCCAAAGCTTTTAATTCTTTCGCAACCAATGCCGCCATTGCAGTCGCGCCGGATTCCGTGAAATGTGTGCGGTCCATCGAACCGGGGCGATCGGCGTGATCGACAAAATTCGGCGTAAAAGTTTCCGAGCCCGCCTCACCCAGGTCGGTGTAGAGTTGTCCGCTGAGTTCGTGTAAATCGATCAGCTTGACAGCTTCGGCCTCGGCCACGGCATACATCCCATCCCGATACGGGGACAACTCGGAGGTCAAGGCACCGTCCTTGAACAAACGCCGGCGCACGGGCGTGACCAAAATCGGTTCGATCCCCGCAGCCCGGGCCTCCCGAATGAAGCGGATCAAATTGTCTCGATAATCCGTCGCCGCATCGGTCGATTCCGGCCGCCCTTTGGCATGCGAGTCATTGTGCCCAAACTGAATCAGAAGATAATCCGCATTCGACTTCAACACACGCGCCCAGAGCCATTCCGGATACGTTTTGGTGCTCAGACCACCCCGCGCCGCGTTGAAGATTTCAACATTCGCTGGCAGAAATTTCGGAAGCATTTGCCCCCAGCCCCGCAGCGTAGCCTCCGCCGGATACTCACACACGGTGGAATCGCCAATCAGCGCAATTTTAATCGGAGCATTCGTCGACAGACTCTTAGCGCAGCCGACATGAAGCGCCCCACAAAGCAAACTGCCCATCAGCAATAAAAACCAAGAACCTGTCATTCGATGGAGTAAGGAAGTCATCATAATCAGTCCAATACTCTAGACATCCACAGCAGACAACAAAGCAGAGAAAAGTCTTACATAAAAATCTGATACAAAAGACAAATCTGCGCCGCGTTTTTTGATAAGCGGCATTCAACCGGTTCCTACTACAAAGCGTCTTCCCAAAGCCTTCGTCCATGCTCGGGCATGTTTTAACTGCAGAGTTCGTTGAGGACGCGGAGTGATCGCTTTCCGCGGTTTAGAGTTTACCCGTT
The nucleotide sequence above comes from Coraliomargarita algicola. Encoded proteins:
- a CDS encoding REP-associated tyrosine transposase: MLTAACYEHTPIIGQSHERLAFCEDELLKIGRELSHEVHAWCILPNHYHILVHTDQIAALLHALGRWHGRSSRAWNLEDSTSGRKVWFRVVERAMRSERHFGATINYIHNNPVKHGYVTKWQEWPFSSAPQFIDTFGREYTEKLWNAYPVDRYGETWDK
- a CDS encoding rhamnogalacturonan acetylesterase, with translation MMTSLLHRMTGSWFLLLMGSLLCGALHVGCAKSLSTNAPIKIALIGDSTVCEYPAEATLRGWGQMLPKFLPANVEIFNAARGGLSTKTYPEWLWARVLKSNADYLLIQFGHNDSHAKGRPESTDAATDYRDNLIRFIREARAAGIEPILVTPVRRRLFKDGALTSELSPYRDGMYAVAEAEAVKLIDLHELSGQLYTDLGEAGSETFTPNFVDHADRPGSMDRTHFTESGATAMAALVAKELKALDVM